gaccatcagatTTAGCACGTTCAATCAAGATagcaagcatatccgccacaatgttgaaTAAAAGTGGCGATAGAGGATCGCCTTGGCGTAAACATTTTCGTGTCTGCAAAAAATGTCTCGTATCATCATTGACACGAATCACTACActtcctccatacacaaaattatTAATCAACGCTCTCCACTCTAATAAAAAATCTTTCATTCTAATTGTTTAATTGAGAAAAGATCAATTAACTTTATCATAAACTTTCTCGAAATCAAGCTCTATGTTATCATTTGTTACACAACCAAGCTGTCCATGGCGCGCGATCTCCTTCCCATTGCCTTATGCATCTACAATTCAATCTTTGTTGCTCGATGCCACACTTATACATATCGATATATGCAGATTCGACCAATCCCCAGGCCACTCGATCCACCCTCCAAAGCACGCATGCCGGTCAGCTCTCACGTGAGCTTCCGGATGATGGCCCTGTGCTTAAGATGCTGCCGGAGCCTGTACCAGTCGTGTACGGCGTCTGGCACCATGCCGGCGAGGAACCACTGCAGCTGCTGGGACGCGTCGGGCACGCAgatcgcgccgccgtggccgatcCACCTGGCCGCATCACGGGCGTACGCCTCGGCTGTCGCCACGAACGCCGGGAAGGTCAGCGTCGCCTTCACCGCCGGCGACAGCATGCCGGTGTGCACGTAGAACGGGACCTGGCACTGCACGTCGATCCCTTTGCTCTTGTACTCCACGTCCAGGCATCGGGACAGGTGAGCCACGTACCTGCATTCGCATAGCGAGCTCGGTCTATGAATATTAGAGATTATTTTGTTTTGGAGTAGAAATGCTGAGCATAAAACGAGTGGACAATGTGCACGCATCACGTGCTACATTACTAAAATAATTAGGGACTGTCAAACTACTAGGTAATTAACATCTACTAGTGTTGACACACTTTTGGGAAGAGTTCAGTCAGGTTTGTTGCATGCCACCGCCTTCGTCGACGTATCTCTCGTTCACCATTTCCATTTGAGACCAACTGCAAATAATAATTGTTTGATGTTTTTGGGGAAAATTAACATTTGAATAAGCTATGAATGAATTATTATTAGCTTATATAACCCCAAATTAATCATGATGTATGCTTCAAAATATATAGCCCATCAATTATTAAAAAATTATGTTGTATTAACTACTCCCTCCATACATGTTTACTGGAGTAATATGCATTTCAAGAAAAAACTTTAACCCTTAtggtcaacaaaatatgagatacacgccacaaaaattataccattaaaGACTCTTGAATATGAATCCAATAGTTTTTTTTtggcatatatctcatattttgttgACAAGTCAATGGCCAAAGCTTTTCTCGAAGTACGAAATACCCTAATAAACATGTACGAAGTTAGAACATGAAATTGTTTCGACCGAGAAAAAATACTTAAGCTAAATAAGGTCATTCAAGACATCATTAATAATTATATATAGTATAGTATTAGAAAAAGAAGAGGTCTAGTTTAATTTTAGATAGAGCTTGGTGGATTCCATGACCATTAGATTTGCATCTATATTTGTGCTCATGTGGGTTACAACTAAGTTTTTTCCGGATTCAAAAGGGTTACATATGAGGAAAAGTGTCTATGACCGTTTAATTTACCTCGTGAGTTGTGTTGATATTGAGTTGCAAGTGGGTTACAACTGGTTGAGAACAACTACTCGCTCCGATCAATAATAAGCGTCGGGATCAActccgacacttattatggatcagagggagcaagttttttttttttgaaataaggaTCAGAGGGAGCAAGTTTTTCTTTCTTGAAATAAGGATCGGAGGGAGCAAGTTAATTCTTAGTCGTTGGTCAGAAACTAGTTAATATAGTTACTGTGATCAGGTCAATTATTGGACTATATATATGCTCTGTCCGCTCCATGTTTTGGTCGTCTAAAGTACCCAAAAACACGAATTTGGTAgacactactccctccgtccacaaataagtgtacgtgCGGGGTTTTCAAGATACATTATGAAGTGAAGTAAAAAATGCATTGGGAAGATGCATCTCCTCTCTTTAATTAGTTCACCTCCAATGAGTTAAGTGTTTGTAAAAAAACAAGGAGAACATATgctcaatattattgggtttgatttccgtgcgatgagagagaagcaaTTAAAATGCATTAAAAatatagaagtacactcttttatggacaaagtttaggggctagatgtccacttatttgtggacggagggagtatatctttAAGCGATTATGCTCTGCTTTTCCCAACACCTCCTGCACCACAGGTGTCACAGCAACATAATGGACGCCATGGCGCGGTTGTCAAGTATTTTATAGCTAGACCAAAATCAATAAAAGGTGAGTGGATCCAGAAATGAATTTTCACGTATGCATATAGGCACCCACCGTTTCGTGGCGCTGTAGACGGTGTAGAGCAGGAACGACGGGACGGCGACGGTAGACCCGGACCCGACGTTGACGATGGCGCCCCTCCCTCGCTGCAGCATCCCGGGAAGCACGGCGGCGGTCACCTCCGTGAGCCCCGTCACGTTCACCCGTATCATCCTCGCCAGCCGCTCCATGTCCGCCTCGTGCACCGTACATCGCTCCCGGCCTCGCCACGGCGGCGTTGTTCACCAGTACGCCGACGTCCAGCCCCTCCACGGCCTCCCTGAGCTCCTGTATCGACTGGTCGCCGGCGGCCGTGCCCACGAGGGAGAGGTCGAACACAACGGTCTTGGTCTGGATGCTGGGGTGGGTTCGGGCGATGCTTTCGGAGACGGATTGTAAGTTGGCGGCGTCGAGGTCAAGGAGGACGAGGCTGATGCCCCGGCTCGCGAGCTCCATGGCCGTGGCTTTCCCGAACCCCGTGGTTGGGCCGGTGATCACCGCCCATGTGCCGTAGCGGCGGCGGAGGTCGATGGGTCGGCGGAGGCAGAGGGCGAGGTGAGCGAGGAGGGGGATGCAGGCGGCCGATAAGTACAGCGCGCCGAGAGCGGCCAGGGAGATGAACCAGACCGGAACTGCCGCAGGCATGTTGCAGCTAGGTCCGGAATCCTGAGTTGATTTGTTGCTGTACTGTGTGTACGTTTGCACTGCTTGTTCCTGGCTATATATACATGCAGAAATATAGGCCGGGCCAGCCGTTGAGGCCAGAATTGAGAAGTAGCGTGTATTGGTAGGGCATCTGAGGATTGGTACATCTAAGAGCATATCTAACAGGATCCTTAAAACTCGCTTACCTCGTAAAATTTCGGCGGGATAGGGGGTGAGCGCAGTTTgagccgtctagcaggccccgtagtCGGGCCGGCCCGTATTGGCGCAATACGGGGTCCAGCAAAACCACACCGCCGCCCCCTACAAATACAGGGCGAAGGTGCGAGTGGGGGTcaaacccctcactcgcaaccctagcttcGCCGTGCACCGCCGCCTCCCCGCtatgctccggcgagcaattcgcACGCGCAGGCCGCCGCATTACCCCCGCCGCTCGCCATGTCCGCGCGCCGCAGCAGTTCCGCGTCgcccgcgagcggatcgaagcgatcccgctcgccggacacgctcgaggaggcgtggcggcacCAGTGCAAGCTgtccgccgccgggagtcggcgcGCGGCGTGCAGGTACGGTGGCGCCCTGTACGTGCCGCCGAAGCTCCGCGAGTTCGCGCCGGGAGGGCTCTGGTATAGGGCGgatccgccgctcaagccgatgagcggccccaTCTTCAAGAAATGGTGCGCCGATTGGGAGATGAaccgccggtcgaaggcggcgtgggaggcgagcaccaACGGCGGAGGAGCGCCgccagccggcgaggaggcggaggagggggaAAACCCCCTCTTCTTGCAGGCGCTGGAagcgtccctcaaggacgatgccgacaaaaagagggcggaggaagaagagaaggcggtgtccatcgccgccgtgaaggagatggaggcgcgggaggtggaggagaagGCGACCATCGTCATCCTCGACGACCAGATAGGTTCGTAGAAGTCGCGATCCATTaggatcgcgcaattctgtatgatccgtatgtatgatcaactatgaaCTATGATGAACTATTGAACAAATTTCCCGGGGTTTTCAAATTTCAAATATACGGGGTgaaaatacggggtctgctagacggaaggGTGCTTGCGTGACCATTTTTTGATACAGgaccctctactcgcgttttacggggcagaaaagtagggagcctgttagacatgctctaacgaTATGCCGCCCCCTCGGTGTATACTAATGTGGTCGAGTTACAATCGTATAAGGCGATATGTCTGCCTAAGTAACCTTCCAAACATAAAACAACCTAAAttagcggaaattcaattcggctcccgggtgcgtatgctccctctaccaacaaaacatatttcgaagtgtggaaaaaattttgacaaaaatttctacatgtacatctctatAATGTATGTGTATGCGTCATGTTTtatgaaaaaataatattttttgtgtcctatgtaaaaaagagaaaacttatcctgcgaaaaacattgttttcagcactgaattttgtcttttttacacacgtcacatgataagttcattttttatgaaacgactttgtgagcgcgtagcacgtgaagatgaacgtgcgaattttttgtttcaatttttttgaaatgctcccatgttccaaaacaccactctacTAAATTAGAGGGATTAGACTAGATactacacaagtttttttttgtgacGTGAGATACTATACAATTAAGTTGGTTAACCAAGAATATGTACAACACGTTGCATCGACATGCCTCAAACACCGGCAATGGAAGATGTTTTGTGAATATATCAACCACTTGATCTTTGGAGGAGATAATAAACTTGATTTGTAGTTGTTTCTGACCCATTATTTCTCTAATAAAATGGAAATCAACCTCAATATGTTTGGTACTAGGCTGAAACACCGGATTGGATGATCAGTACGTAGATCAAATATTATCACACCATAATATGGGTATCTGGCAGTGGCAGTGAGAGAGCCCTAGTATGTTGACCACTGTTTTTATTCAAACTCACTACTAGACCGTGACATAATGGCTTGCTTTTGAGCAGTCCATGCGATCAATTTAGCATCATAAAAGATGGCATAGCTACCCCCAATTGATCACCGGTTATCAAATATTTCAGCCCAATCAGCATTAGAGAAGGTGGAAATAAGTGTAATAGGTGTGAGATGTAAAGTCAAACAATGAGAGGCCGTAAAGTTGACAAACCAAAGAATACACTTAAAAACTGTCCAATGAGGATCTCCGGGGCCATGTGTGAGAGTAAGATACTGAAAGCCTCCAACTATAAAACGGTAACACATGGAATCATTAGCAGAGAGTAGTGCTTCTCTCCGTAGTAGAACACTTGTCAACAACAATCATAGGAGTGGAAGGAGTACATTTTGCATGGGAGCACTCTGAAAAAGATCAATGACATACTTTTTCTGGGTAACAATAAGGCTAGAAGACTAATGTGACAAGATCCTTGACAGCAGCAACTCCAGAGTGCATCTCTCGAAACAATATAACAGTACGTGAAGCGAAGGAGCTGATAACTATGATATCATCAATATAAATCAGAAGGAACATGGTAAGATCATACATATAGAAAATGAGTAGTGGTGTAGCTAGTAGATGTTTGAAAACCAAGTGAATCAAGAACATAATTGAGTTGCCACGCTCGAGGAGCATGTTTAAGACGATAAATAGCCTTCGGAAGGTGACGCGGGTGTAGCGGACGAGTAGGATCCTCAAAACCTTGACATATCATCCAGGTGACTGTGCCATCTAATCGTTGTTTCAACGGTCGtatgccactgatacgtctcaaacgtatctataattttttatgttccatgctagttatatgacaatactcacatgttttatatatactttacatcattttgatgcattttccggcgctaacctattaacaagatgctgaagcgccagttcctgttttctgctgtttttggttttagaaatcctacacaggaaatattcttggaattggacgaaacaaaagcccacggtcttattttccacggagccttccagaacaccgaagaggagacgaagaggggccacgaggcggccaccccacaaggcggcccgGTGGGGCCCCtgtccgcgccggcctatggggtgggcccctcgggcgccccccgactctgccccttcgcctatttattccctccgtcgcgaaaaccctatcaccgagagccacgatacgagaaaagttactgagacgccgccgccgacaatcccatctcgggggattctgaagatcgcctccggcaccctgccggagaggggaatcatcatcggagggctctacatcaccatgcccgcctccggactgatgcgtgagtagttcatccttggactatgggtccatagaagtagctagatggttgtcttctcctcttgtgctatcatgtttagatcttgtgagctgcctatcatgatcaagatcatctatttgtaattctatgatgtctacgcccccctcctttcctgtagacagtgttggacctccaagagcagaggtttgtaggacagcagcaagttttcccttaagtg
This region of Lolium perenne isolate Kyuss_39 chromosome 2, Kyuss_2.0, whole genome shotgun sequence genomic DNA includes:
- the LOC127337000 gene encoding LOW QUALITY PROTEIN: very-long-chain 3-oxoacyl-CoA reductase 1 (The sequence of the model RefSeq protein was modified relative to this genomic sequence to represent the inferred CDS: deleted 1 base in 1 codon), with translation MPAAVPVWFISLAALGALYLSAACIPLLAHLALCLRRPIDLRRRYGTWAVITGPTTGFGKATAMELASRGISLVLLDLDAANLQSVSESIARTHPSIQTKTVVFDLSLVGTAAGDQSIQELREAVEGLDVGVLVNNAAVARPGAMYVHEADMERLARMIRVNVTGLTEVTAAVLPGMLQRGRGAIVNVGSGSTVAVPSFLLYTVYSATKRYVAHLSRCLDVEYKSKGIDVQCQVPFYVHTGMLSPAVKATLTFPAFVATAEAYARDAARWIGHGGAICVPDASQQLQWFLAGMVPDAVHDWYRLRQHLKHRAIIRKLT